CCGAGGTTAGCGTAGCCATGCCGCAACGCGCTCGGGTAGTGCGCGGTGTCGCCCTCGCGCAGCTCGACGGCCACGGTGTCGACCCGCAGTTCGAGGGCGCCCGAAAGGACGTAGACGAGCTCCTCGCCGGCGTGCCCGACCTCGTTGACGTAGCTCGCGCCGGGCGCGAGCCGCATGATGACGGGTTGCAGGAGGCGGTGCAGGTCGTTCGACAAGAGGGTGATCTCCACGCCCGGGCCGGCGTTGGGGACCCGCGGCCCCGTGCCCGCGCGCACGACCTGGATGAGCGAGGTGGACGACGTGTCGGGGAGCACGTCGGACGCGCGCAGACCGAACACCGCCGCCAGCCGCTCGAGCCGTTCGGCGGAGATGCTCGTCTTGCCGTTCTCGAGCATCGAGACGAACGACCTGGACAGGCCGGCGAGGCTGGCCGTCTGGCTGACCGTGTACCCCTTGGCCTGCCGGAGCGCCCGGAGCCGGGCGCCGAGCTTCGACGTCAAGTACCTGCTCCTCTCAGTGACATCGGAATCACCTCCGGGGGTCGATGGCGTCGCGGAGGCCGTCGCCCATGAAGTTGATGGCGAGCACCGTCACGAATATGGCGACGCCGGGCGGCACCCAAAGCCACGGTTGCGACTGCAGGACGGTCATGCTGCGGGCGTCGGCGAGCATGTTCCCCCACGATGCAGTGGGCGGTTGCACGCCCAGGCCGAGGAACGAGAGCGCCGACTCGATGAGGATGGCCTCCGCCACTCCCAACGTGGCCTGCACGATGATGGGAGCCACCGCGTTGGGCACGAGGTGGCGCCCCATGATCCGGCCGGCGCCGGCACCCAGGGCGTGCGCCGCCTCCACGAAGTCCACGGCCCTTAGCTTCAGCACCTCGGCGCGCATCAGGCGGAACGTTGGCATCCAGCTCAGCAGCCCGATGACCGCCATCACGTTGAAGATGGACGGCTTGACGAAACTCGAGACGGTGAGGATGAGGAAGAGGGCGGGGAAGGTGCTGACGGCGTCGGCCGCGCGCGAGAGCACGGCGTCGGTCGCGCCGCCGCGGAAACCGGCGAGCACGCCGAGCAGCGAGCCGAGCACGATCGAGATGGTGGCGGAGATGAGGCCGATCGACAGGGAGATCCGGCCCCCGTAGATGAGTCGCGAGTGGACGTCGCGGCCGATGGCGTCGGTGCCCAGCAGGTGCTCGCTGCTCGGAGGCTCCTCGAAGGCGATGTTGCCGGAGGCGCTGACGGCAAGGTCGTAGGGGTCGTAGGGCGCCAGGAGCGGCGCGAGGACGGCGCATATCACGAGGAGGGCGAGGAGGGCGGCGCTGGCGACGGCCGGGCGGTGTGAAGCGAAGGCGCGTAAAGCCCTGGCTTCGGTGCCTCGCCGGACGGGCCGCGTCGCCGCCGTCATTGGTAGCGGATCCTCGGGTCGGCCAGACCGTAGGCGACGTCAGCGAGCAGGTTGCCGAGAAGCACCAACATGGCGGCGAAGAGGTTTATGCCCATCGCCACCGGGTAGTCGCGAGCGAACACCGAATCGACGAGGAGGCGACCCATGCCGGGCCAGGCGAAGACGACCTCCGTGACGACGGAGCCACTGAAGAACCGTGGCAACGCGACGCCCAGCAGGGTGATGATCGGGAGCCAGCTGTTGCGCAGGGCGTGGTTCAACAGCACGGCGCGGCTCGCGACGCCCTTCCCCTTGGCGGTCCGGACGTAATCCTGCTTGAGGGCCTCGCTCACGGCGGAGCGCACGTGGCGGACGAGCTCGGCGGTGCCGGTGAGCGCGAGGACGGCCACGGGGAGCACGAGGTGAGCGGCTCGGTCGAGGGCGAGGTCGAGCCCGCTCAGCTCGCGTTGGTACGTCTGCAGGCCCGAGGTGGGCAGCCAGCCGAGTTGGACGGCGAACACGTAGATGAGGGTGAGCGCGAAGAAGAAACTCGGCACCGAGATCCCCGCGAACGCGAAGGTGGTGGCGAGGTAGTCGACGAAGGAGTAGGGCCTAGCAGCCGAGACGACCCCGAGCACGATGGCGAGCACCGTCATGAGAGCGAGGGCAGTGCCCATGAGGAGAAGGGTGGGCCCCAAGCGCGAGAGGATCAACGCGCCGACGGGGGTTCCCGTCTTGATGGAGTAGCCGAGGTTGCCCGACGCGAGTTCCCGCAGCCAGCTGAGGTAGCGGACGGCCACCGGCTTGTCGAGCCCTAGTGCCCGCTCGGCGGCGGCCAGCTCGGCCGGCGGCACGCGCGGGTCGATGAACGTCTGGAGCGCGTTGCCGGGGGCCATGCTCATGATGACGTAGCTGAGGAACGTCACCAGCGCCAGGATCACGAGGGCCTGGAGCGAGCGGCGGGCTGCGAACGGGAGCATGGTCGTCGCCGGGTCGGGACGCGGCGTGACGCGCCCCGACCCGGACCTCAGGCTACTTCTCGACCCACCAACGTTCCGCGTTGGGGTTCACGCCGCGGATGTCGGGGCTGAAGCCGTGCAGCCGGGTACGGTGCGCGAAGAGGTCCTGCGGCTGGTAGAGGGGCACCCAGGGGAGTTGGTCGCGGGCGATGCGCCCGAACTCCTGGTACGGCGCCTCGCGGGCCGCGACGTCGAGCACGGTGCGGCCCTCGCGCAAGAGCACCTCGACCTCGGGATCCGTGTAGCCGGTGAAGTTGTAACCGTTGGGCGGGAACCCTTCGGCCACGAAGTACGAGAAGTACTCGTCCGGGTCGCGCTCCACGCCGAAGCCGAGGAGGAACATGTCGAAGTCGCCGGCCTCCACCGCGCGGGGGACGCCCTGGGCGTCCTTGGGCAGGAGGTGGGTGACGAGCGTGGCGAAGTCCATCGCCTGGAGCTCCAGCTCGATGCCGACTTGCTTCAGGTTCGCCTGGATGATCGGCGCGCTGCGCTCGCGGATCTGGTTGCCCGTGGGGAAGTAGAGCGTGAAGGAGAGCTTGCGGCCGTCCTTGGTGCGCACGCCGTCTTGCAGGCGCCAACCGGCCTCCTCGAGGAGCTCGGCGGCGCGCTCGACGTCGTAGACGATCGGCGCGACGTCCTGCGGGTAGGACCAGTGGTTGGTGGGGAGGATGGTGTCGAGGGCGCGCCCGTAGCCGCGCAGGAGCCCGTCGACGAGCGCCTGGCGGTTGATGGCGGCCGCGATGGCCTGCCTGACGGGGAGCTCCGCGAGGGCGGCGTTCCTGAGGTTGAAGCCGAGGTACTGGAAGCTGAGCGAGTCGACGGCGTCGAGCACGACGTCGGCGCGGCCCTCCACGCTCTTGACGCTGTTGATGGGCACCTGCGCCACGTCGACCTCGCCGGAGAGCAGGGCCGCCAGCATCGTGTCCTGATCGCCGAAGCGGATCAGGATGCGGTCGAGGCAGGGCCGGCCGGCGTAGTAGCCGTCGAACGCCTCGAGCGCGATCAGCTCGCCGGGGCGCCACTCGACGAAGCGGTAGGGGCCGGAGCCGAGGGGGTTGCGGTTGGTGGCGTCCTGCTGCCAGCGCGCGACGTCCACCTTCCCGTAGACGTGCTCGGGGAGGATGCGGATGCCGGCGAGGTTCGCCAGGGCGGGGGCGAACGGCTCGCTCATCGTGAGCTCCAGCGTCACGTCGTCGAGCACCCGGATGCCGGAGACGTCGGCGGCTTCGCCCGAGCGGTAGGCCTCGGCCCCCTCGATGATGGAGACGTCGGCGTACGAGCCGCCGTCGTAGGTCGGCTCCATCAGGGACCGGAGCGTGAACGCCGCGTCCTCGGCCGTGAGCGGCGCGCCGTCGTGCCAGGTGAGGCCCGGTCGCAGGGTGAACGTGATCTTCGTCTGGTCGTCGCTGAACGTCCACGACTCGGCCAGGTCGGGTTCGAACGCCAGGTCCGAGGTGGTGCGGATCAGGCTGGAGAAGACGAGCTCCTGTACGTTCGTGTCGTAGGTCGTCGGGAATATCAGGGGGTTGAGGTTGCCCGGCTCGCTCCACTGGGCGAGGGTCGCGGTGCCGCCAGTGGCGGGGCACTGCTGCGCCCACGCGAGGGGGATGAGGGCCAAGAGGACGATCCAGAGCTTGCGCACCATGCTTCTCCTTACGGTCGGGGCCAGGGGCTTAGGGGCACGAGGGCGTCGTCCGCGAGCGCGTACATGCGCTCCATGCGTATTCCGCCCCAACCTTCCACGTACAGGCCGGGTTCCAGGGTGAAGACGTGTCCGTTCTGCAGCTTCGCTTCTCCTCCCTCGACCAGTCGCGGCGCCTCGTGCACCTCGAGGCCCAGGCCGTGCCCGACGCCCTTGAGCGTCAGGTGCTCCAGCCCTGCCTCACGGTAGACGGCGCGGGCCGCCTCGTCCACGTCGCCGCCGCTAGCGCCCGGCACGGCGGCCGCCTCGGCGGCGGCGAGCGCACGCTCGGTGAGCGTCAGGTAGTCGGCCTGGCGCGGGTCGGGGGCGCCGAAGACGGTCGTCACCGTCACGTCGCCGCACCAGCCGCGCACCTTGGCCCCGGCGTCGACGAGGACGAGGTCGCCAGGGGCCAGGCGCCTGTCGGTCGGCGCGGCGTGAGGGTCCGCCGTGGCGGCGCCGAACGCAGCTATCACCGGGAACGCGAGCCCGTCTCCCTCGGCCAGGAGCCCTCGAGCCACGGCGGCAGCGAGTTCGCGTTCCGTGATTCCTGCTTCGAGGGCCTCCAGGACCTTGTCGATGGCTCGCCAGGTGAGGTCGCCCGCGGCCTTCAGGTCGGCGACCTCGTCCCGTGTCTTGAGTTCTCGCAGCGGCGCCAACAGGTCGTCCGCGGGGGTCAGCTCGCCGTTGAGCGCCAGTGCGAGCTCTTGCCACTCGGCCGCGAGGAGGTGGCGCGCCTGGGCGCCCACGCTACGCCGCCCTTCGCACAGCGCCGCCAGCGCTCCCGTCCACTCCTCGCGCTTGGGGTACTCGCTGACGGGGAGGCCCGTCTCGCTCGCGGCGCGGCGGGTGTAGCGGGGGTCCACCAGCAGGCGCGCGTCGCTTCGCGTGACGAGCAAGGTGCCGGCCGACCCGGAGAAGCCGGTCAGCAGCCGCAGGTCCGCCGGAGCGGTGACGAGCAAGGCGTCCAGGTCGGTGCCGCTCAGCGCCGCCTGCAGCCGGCTCAGACGAGCCATAGCTCCTCTTGACGCTCGCTCAGCCACCGCGCGCCCGCCTCCGTGACCACGACGTTCTCCTCGACGAGCATGGAGGGGGCGGGGGAGCGGAGGATCGTGGGCTCTATGGTGAAGACGTTGCCGGCCTCGATCTTGCCGAGAGGCGCGGAACCGTACCGCTCCCAACGGGGTCCGAGGAGCGTGCCGCCGTCGTGCACGTGCCGACCGATCTGGTGGCCGGTGGCGTGTGAGATCTCGGGGAAACCGTTGGCGAGGTGCACCTCTCGCGCGGCGGCGTCGACCTCCCACCCTTCGCGCCCAGGCGCGAGGGCCTCGAACGCCGCGCTGATGGCCTCGTACGCCGAGCGGAACGCGGCCGTCACCTCCGGTGGGGCCGCGGTCTCGCCGGGGGCGAGGAAGTACAAGGTGCGCGCCAGGTCGGAGTAGTAGCCGCGGTACGCGAGGCCGTGGTCGAGGATGAGCAGGTCGCCCGGCTCGATCCGGTCGTCGCCGGGCGCGCGGTGCGCCAGGCCGACCCGGTTGATGCAGACGAGGGGACCGTCGTGGCCGCCCATGTAGGGCTCGAGCCCCAGGTCGGCGGCGATGGCGAGCATCAGCGCCTGGACCTCGCGTTCGCTCATGCCCACGCGGAGTCGCGGCCGCAGGCGGGCGTAGAGCTCGCCGCTCCCGCGGATGGCGTGTTCGAGACGCTCGAGCTCTGCGGGGGTCTTCACACCGCGGACACGGGCGAGGAGAGGCTCGCTCGTGCGAAGGCCGGCGTGGGGCGCGGCGGTGGCGGCGAGAGCCGCCACCTTCAGGTACTGACCGTGCGTGAGCCCGTCGGAGAGGTGGTCGCTCTCGGAGTAGTTGAGCAGGATGGTGTGTGGGGCGAGCTCGCGCAGCCAGGTGGTCAGCGCGTCCGCGAACGAGCGCTCGTAGGCGCGGATCTCGTCGAAGACGCCTAGGCGCTCCACGTGCCCCTCGTCGTAGTTGGCGACGAGCGCGACGACGCCGGCCTCAGGATGGAGCATCATGGCGGCGTTGCCGCTCACGCCCGTGTCGAAGAGGAGGCCGGTGGCCGGGTCGCTCCCCTCGCGCGTGAGCGTCAGCCAGAGCGTGCCCGCCCCTAGCAGGGCGAGTGCCTGCCGCGATTTCTCCCTACCGAGGTCCGACATGAGCTGCGCCTCCGGGTCGTGGGTACCTGTGCGGGATTGTAAAGTCGACCGGGGAGCATGTCAACATATTGAACATAGTTCAATCATCGGAGGGAAGCCATGACCCGTGCCCCGCACCCAAGCCTGAACCGCCGCCCCGTGGCGCCAAGGACGCGAGCCTCTCAGCGGAGGCCGGTGGCGTGAGCGGCCGTGTCGAACGCACGCGCTTGGCGGCCGGGCTGGAGGTCTCGCGCGTCATCACCGGCCTGTGGCAGGTGGCCGACATGGAGCGTGGCGGCAAGGGCCTGGACCTGGCCGTCGCGGCCAGGGCGATGCAGAAGTACGTGGACGCCGGGTTGACCACCTTCGACATGGCGGATCACTACGGCTCCGCCGAGGACATCGCGGGTGTCTACGTCGACGAGCTGGGTGGCCGCGGTCGGGTGGAACTCCAGACGAAGTGGGTGCCCGAACCGGGCCCCATCACCAGGGAGGACGTCCGCGCCGCAGTGTCCCGCGCGCTGAGGCGCCTCAGGGTCGAGCGCGTGGACCTCATGCAGTTCCACACCTGGAGCTACTCGCACCCGGCCTGGCTCGACGCCCTCTCGTGGCTGCAGGAACTCGTGGAGGAAGGCGTGATCGGGGCGCTCGGCGTGACCAACTTCGACGCGGCGCACTTGCGCGTCGCCCTCGCCAGCGGCATCCGGGTGGTGAGCAACCAGGTGAGCTACTCACTCGTGGACCAGCGAGCGGCCGGAGCGCTGGCGCGGCTCTGCGCCGAGCACGAGGTCAAGATCCTCGCCTACGGCACGCTCGCCGGAGGGTTCTTGAGCGAGCGGTGGCTGGGCCGCCCGGACCCGCACCTCGCCGACGAGTTGACGTGGTCGCAGCTGAAGTACCGCCGCTTCATCGAGGAGGCGGGCGGGTGGGACGCCTTCCAGGCGCTCCTGCGGACGCTCGCCGCCGTGGCGGCCCGGACCGGCACCACCATCCCCAACCTCGCTTCGCGCTACATCCTAGATAGCCCCGGGGTGGCAGCAGTCATCATCGGTGCTCGCTTGGGCGAGAGCGAGCACATCGCCAGCACGCTCCAGCTCCTCGAGCTGAGAATCGACGCGGAGAGCCGTACGGAGATCGCCGCGGCGCTCGGCAAGCTGACGCGCATACCGGGCGACACCGGCGACGAGTACCGCAGGCCCCCATACCTGACCGCCTCGGGCGACCTCAGCC
This sequence is a window from Trueperaceae bacterium. Protein-coding genes within it:
- a CDS encoding helix-turn-helix domain-containing protein, with the protein product MTSKLGARLRALRQAKGYTVSQTASLAGLSRSFVSMLENGKTSISAERLERLAAVFGLRASDVLPDTSSTSLIQVVRAGTGPRVPNAGPGVEITLLSNDLHRLLQPVIMRLAPGASYVNEVGHAGEELVYVLSGALELRVDTVAVELREGDTAHYPSALRHGYANLG
- a CDS encoding ABC transporter permease, with the protein product MTAATRPVRRGTEARALRAFASHRPAVASAALLALLVICAVLAPLLAPYDPYDLAVSASGNIAFEEPPSSEHLLGTDAIGRDVHSRLIYGGRISLSIGLISATISIVLGSLLGVLAGFRGGATDAVLSRAADAVSTFPALFLILTVSSFVKPSIFNVMAVIGLLSWMPTFRLMRAEVLKLRAVDFVEAAHALGAGAGRIMGRHLVPNAVAPIIVQATLGVAEAILIESALSFLGLGVQPPTASWGNMLADARSMTVLQSQPWLWVPPGVAIFVTVLAINFMGDGLRDAIDPRR
- a CDS encoding ABC transporter permease — its product is MLPFAARRSLQALVILALVTFLSYVIMSMAPGNALQTFIDPRVPPAELAAAERALGLDKPVAVRYLSWLRELASGNLGYSIKTGTPVGALILSRLGPTLLLMGTALALMTVLAIVLGVVSAARPYSFVDYLATTFAFAGISVPSFFFALTLIYVFAVQLGWLPTSGLQTYQRELSGLDLALDRAAHLVLPVAVLALTGTAELVRHVRSAVSEALKQDYVRTAKGKGVASRAVLLNHALRNSWLPIITLLGVALPRFFSGSVVTEVVFAWPGMGRLLVDSVFARDYPVAMGINLFAAMLVLLGNLLADVAYGLADPRIRYQ
- a CDS encoding aminopeptidase P family protein, with translation MARLSRLQAALSGTDLDALLVTAPADLRLLTGFSGSAGTLLVTRSDARLLVDPRYTRRAASETGLPVSEYPKREEWTGALAALCEGRRSVGAQARHLLAAEWQELALALNGELTPADDLLAPLRELKTRDEVADLKAAGDLTWRAIDKVLEALEAGITERELAAAVARGLLAEGDGLAFPVIAAFGAATADPHAAPTDRRLAPGDLVLVDAGAKVRGWCGDVTVTTVFGAPDPRQADYLTLTERALAAAEAAAVPGASGGDVDEAARAVYREAGLEHLTLKGVGHGLGLEVHEAPRLVEGGEAKLQNGHVFTLEPGLYVEGWGGIRMERMYALADDALVPLSPWPRP
- a CDS encoding aminopeptidase P family protein, producing MSDLGREKSRQALALLGAGTLWLTLTREGSDPATGLLFDTGVSGNAAMMLHPEAGVVALVANYDEGHVERLGVFDEIRAYERSFADALTTWLRELAPHTILLNYSESDHLSDGLTHGQYLKVAALAATAAPHAGLRTSEPLLARVRGVKTPAELERLEHAIRGSGELYARLRPRLRVGMSEREVQALMLAIAADLGLEPYMGGHDGPLVCINRVGLAHRAPGDDRIEPGDLLILDHGLAYRGYYSDLARTLYFLAPGETAAPPEVTAAFRSAYEAISAAFEALAPGREGWEVDAAAREVHLANGFPEISHATGHQIGRHVHDGGTLLGPRWERYGSAPLGKIEAGNVFTIEPTILRSPAPSMLVEENVVVTEAGARWLSERQEELWLV
- a CDS encoding aldo/keto reductase yields the protein MSGRVERTRLAAGLEVSRVITGLWQVADMERGGKGLDLAVAARAMQKYVDAGLTTFDMADHYGSAEDIAGVYVDELGGRGRVELQTKWVPEPGPITREDVRAAVSRALRRLRVERVDLMQFHTWSYSHPAWLDALSWLQELVEEGVIGALGVTNFDAAHLRVALASGIRVVSNQVSYSLVDQRAAGALARLCAEHEVKILAYGTLAGGFLSERWLGRPDPHLADELTWSQLKYRRFIEEAGGWDAFQALLRTLAAVAARTGTTIPNLASRYILDSPGVAAVIIGARLGESEHIASTLQLLELRIDAESRTEIAAALGKLTRIPGDTGDEYRRPPYLTASGDLSHHVAGFPAPYAVKEAAGGRRRVLSGTPWEALGGYARAVRVGDRAWVSGTTATHGDKVIGGTDAAAQFHFAVDKLAGALESLGGRLEDVVRTRVFVADLADWEAVARAHGVRFGEIMPANTLVRAELVGSEYLVEVEAEAVLTGA